One region of Chryseobacterium sp. C-71 genomic DNA includes:
- a CDS encoding uroporphyrinogen-III synthase yields the protein MNILFTKNIDSELLSKELGNDISAECVEVIRIENLNVEVFDLKNYSLIFTSSNGVKSFFENQFKPNEDFAAKNYNKIYCVGEKTKREIRKNGFGTFKVLKNAETLSKFIIDNCVHEKFIHFCGNLAIDVLDKKLPLQNINYKKVTVYKTEELHPKISEKYDAIVFFSPSGVRSFLKNNPLNHSKIFSIGNTTSKELKKNTQQKIFTSNKNNLADLLSVIKENLH from the coding sequence ATGAACATTTTATTTACCAAAAACATCGATTCCGAATTGCTTTCGAAAGAATTAGGAAACGACATTTCGGCTGAATGTGTTGAGGTCATTCGGATAGAAAATTTAAATGTTGAAGTATTTGATTTAAAAAATTACTCGCTGATTTTCACAAGTTCAAATGGTGTGAAATCTTTTTTTGAGAATCAATTTAAACCAAACGAAGATTTTGCCGCAAAAAACTACAATAAAATCTACTGCGTCGGCGAGAAAACAAAAAGAGAAATCAGAAAAAACGGCTTCGGGACTTTTAAAGTTTTAAAAAATGCTGAAACGCTTTCCAAATTTATTATTGACAACTGCGTTCACGAAAAATTTATTCATTTTTGTGGAAACCTGGCCATTGATGTGCTCGACAAAAAGCTTCCGCTGCAAAATATTAACTACAAAAAAGTCACTGTTTATAAGACAGAAGAACTCCATCCCAAAATTTCGGAAAAGTATGATGCAATTGTGTTTTTCAGTCCGAGTGGAGTCCGTAGTTTTTTGAAAAATAATCCTTTAAATCATTCAAAAATTTTCTCAATTGGAAATACAACTTCCAAAGAATTGAAAAAAAACACTCAACAAAAAATTTTCACAAGCAATAAAAATAATCTTGCAGATTTGCTTTCTGTTATAAAAGAAAATTTACATTAA
- a CDS encoding peptidoglycan recognition family protein, protein MKNLICFLFLLILNFSPAQQSEFKIVNKPINYSEERIRLSLEYLKDHHGLTQKTPTIIPKMIVLHYTAGGTVESNFKYFNNTHLESARNTLKKQSTLNVSSQYIVDRDGVIYQLMEPNIFARHTIGLNYCAIGVENIGSKKQPLTEKQVSANAQLVRYLTKKYKIEYLIGHSEYGVFRNSKLWKESDPKYFTGKEDPGKDFMSKVRLQVADLKLKDKPSN, encoded by the coding sequence ATGAAAAACCTGATTTGCTTTCTATTTTTATTGATATTAAATTTCTCTCCTGCACAACAAAGTGAGTTTAAAATAGTCAATAAACCTATCAATTATTCTGAGGAGAGAATTCGGCTCAGTTTAGAATATTTGAAAGATCATCACGGCTTGACTCAAAAAACACCAACGATTATTCCTAAAATGATTGTTTTGCACTACACGGCTGGCGGAACAGTGGAAAGTAATTTTAAATACTTCAACAATACCCATCTCGAAAGCGCTAGAAACACTTTAAAAAAACAAAGTACATTAAATGTTTCTTCACAATACATTGTTGACCGAGACGGAGTAATTTATCAGCTGATGGAACCGAATATATTTGCCAGACACACCATTGGTTTAAATTATTGCGCCATCGGAGTTGAAAATATAGGAAGTAAAAAACAGCCGCTCACAGAAAAGCAAGTTTCTGCAAATGCTCAGCTAGTAAGATATTTAACTAAAAAATATAAGATCGAATATTTAATCGGTCATTCGGAGTACGGAGTTTTCAGAAACTCTAAGCTCTGGAAAGAATCTGATCCTAAATATTTCACCGGAAAAGAAGATCCTGGAAAAGATTTCATGAGCAAAGTAAGACTTCAGGTTGCAGATTTAAAACTAAAAGACAAACCAAGTAATTAA